The following are encoded together in the Streptomyces flavofungini genome:
- a CDS encoding DUF3017 domain-containing protein codes for MNVEAKDGSADPSKGAPAASDADASAEPGGAAETGGAAEGEMSAGSDGFAESDESAASGKSAASGKSAASGKSAACAEPEASGDPDVGGEPTAKGAVSAPGPDGEPRKVSRRFPLFTRDTARPEGGGRAASGDAPAPARQWPLLSVVSLVGLGLFLTALDAFRVGTILIGLALLAGAVMRWWLPRVGMLAVRSRFTDMVTYGSLGLAIVLLAMMAQPKPWLEIPFLDDTLHFTISS; via the coding sequence ATGAACGTAGAGGCGAAGGACGGCTCCGCGGATCCGTCCAAGGGCGCGCCCGCGGCCTCGGACGCGGACGCGTCGGCGGAGCCTGGTGGGGCGGCGGAGACCGGTGGGGCGGCGGAGGGTGAAATGTCCGCTGGGTCCGACGGGTTCGCTGAGTCTGACGAGTCGGCTGCGTCCGGCAAGTCGGCTGCGTCCGGCAAGTCGGCTGCATCCGGCAAGTCCGCCGCGTGCGCCGAGCCCGAAGCGTCCGGTGACCCCGACGTCGGCGGTGAGCCCACCGCCAAGGGTGCCGTCAGTGCCCCCGGGCCCGACGGCGAGCCCCGCAAGGTGTCGCGGCGGTTCCCGCTGTTCACGCGGGACACCGCGCGGCCGGAGGGCGGGGGACGCGCCGCCTCGGGGGACGCGCCCGCGCCCGCGCGGCAGTGGCCGCTGCTCAGCGTGGTGTCCCTGGTCGGCCTCGGGCTGTTCCTGACCGCCCTCGACGCGTTCCGCGTCGGCACGATACTGATCGGGCTCGCGCTGCTCGCGGGGGCCGTGATGCGCTGGTGGCTGCCGCGCGTCGGCATGCTGGCGGTGCGCTCGCGGTTCACGGACATGGTGACGTACGGCAGTCTCGGCCTGGCGATCGTGCTGCTCGCGATGATGGCGCAGCCGAAGCCGTGGCTGGAGATCCCGTTCCTGGACGACACGCTGCACTTCACGATCAGCAGCTAG
- a CDS encoding bifunctional methylenetetrahydrofolate dehydrogenase/methenyltetrahydrofolate cyclohydrolase — protein MTAQILDGKATAAAIKSELTARVAALKEKGVTPGLGTVLVGDDPGSQKYVAGKHRDCAQVGIASIQRELPATASQEEIEAVVRELNDDPACTGYIVQLPLPKGIDENRILELMDPAKDADGLHPTNLGRLVLNEPAPLPCTPYGIIRLLRQHNVEIKGAEVVVVGRGVTIGRPMPLLLTRKSENATVTQCHTGTRDLSAHLRRADIIVAAAGVPHLIKAEDVKPGAAVLDVGVSRDGNGKIVGDVEPAVAEVAGWISPNPGGVGPMTRAQLLVNVVEAAERAAAED, from the coding sequence ATGACCGCCCAGATTCTCGATGGCAAGGCCACCGCAGCAGCGATCAAGTCCGAACTGACCGCCCGCGTGGCGGCCCTGAAGGAAAAGGGCGTGACGCCCGGCCTCGGTACCGTCCTGGTCGGTGACGACCCCGGCAGCCAGAAGTACGTGGCGGGCAAGCACCGCGACTGCGCGCAGGTCGGCATCGCCTCCATCCAGCGCGAACTGCCCGCGACCGCCTCGCAGGAGGAGATCGAGGCCGTCGTGCGCGAGCTGAACGACGACCCGGCGTGCACCGGCTACATCGTGCAACTGCCGCTGCCCAAGGGCATCGACGAGAACCGCATCCTGGAGCTGATGGACCCGGCCAAGGACGCCGACGGACTGCACCCCACCAACCTGGGCCGCCTCGTCCTGAACGAGCCCGCGCCGCTGCCCTGCACCCCGTACGGGATCATCCGGCTGCTGCGGCAGCACAACGTGGAGATCAAGGGCGCCGAGGTCGTCGTCGTCGGCCGCGGTGTCACCATCGGCCGTCCGATGCCGCTGCTGCTCACGCGGAAGTCGGAGAACGCGACGGTGACGCAGTGCCACACGGGCACCCGTGACCTCTCCGCGCACCTGCGCCGCGCCGACATCATCGTGGCGGCGGCCGGGGTGCCGCACCTGATCAAGGCCGAGGACGTGAAGCCCGGCGCCGCCGTGCTCGACGTCGGTGTCTCGCGGGACGGCAACGGCAAGATCGTCGGCGATGTCGAGCCCGCCGTCGCCGAGGTCGCCGGATGGATCTCGCCCAACCCGGGCGGTGTCGGCCCGATGACCCGTGCCCAGCTCCTCGTCAACGTCGTCGAGGCCGCGGAACGTGCCGCCGCCGAGGACTGA
- a CDS encoding RDD family protein has translation MSNPYGPPPQQPQSGQGPGYGYPQQPPQGVPPQGGYPGQGYQAYPQQTPGQSPYGAYPQPPAGYGYGYPGGGPTVASMGRRFGARLIDGVAFIVVFVILIGAGAVSAFDKAQDCDPGSVNYDSCVDNAASDLAEQFGAVFIVFAIVGLLYEWLMTMLVGGTLGKLAVGIRVVDSETGQNPGAGASFVRWIIPMVGAFVFIGQLLVYLSPFWDNSGKQQGWHDKAAKTMVIQRSNN, from the coding sequence ATGAGCAACCCTTACGGGCCGCCGCCCCAGCAGCCCCAGTCCGGCCAGGGGCCCGGTTACGGCTACCCGCAGCAGCCCCCGCAGGGCGTGCCGCCGCAGGGCGGCTACCCGGGCCAGGGGTACCAGGCCTATCCCCAGCAGACCCCCGGCCAGTCTCCGTACGGGGCCTACCCACAGCCGCCCGCCGGTTACGGCTACGGCTACCCGGGCGGTGGCCCGACCGTGGCGTCCATGGGGCGCCGCTTCGGCGCCCGCCTCATCGACGGCGTGGCGTTCATCGTCGTCTTCGTCATCCTGATCGGAGCCGGCGCGGTCAGCGCATTCGACAAGGCACAGGACTGCGACCCGGGCAGTGTCAACTACGACTCCTGCGTCGACAACGCCGCCTCCGACCTGGCGGAGCAGTTCGGCGCCGTGTTCATCGTATTCGCCATCGTCGGCCTGCTCTACGAGTGGCTGATGACCATGCTGGTGGGCGGCACACTCGGCAAGCTCGCCGTCGGCATCCGCGTCGTCGACTCGGAGACCGGCCAGAATCCGGGCGCCGGCGCCTCGTTCGTCCGCTGGATCATCCCGATGGTCGGCGCCTTCGTCTTCATCGGCCAGCTCCTTGTCTACCTGTCCCCGTTCTGGGACAACTCGGGGAAGCAGCAGGGCTGGCACGACAAGGCCGCGAAGACGATGGTCATCCAGCGGTCCAACAACTGA
- the purH gene encoding bifunctional phosphoribosylaminoimidazolecarboxamide formyltransferase/IMP cyclohydrolase, with protein sequence MTAEGTATAEGTKAPIRRALISVYDKTGLEDLARGLHEAGVELVSTGSTAARIAAAGVPVTKVEELTGFPECLDGRVKTLHPRVHAGILADLRLEDHRRQLADLGVEPFQLVVVNLYPFKETVASGATPDECVEQIDIGGPSMVRAAAKNHPSVTVVTSPARYDAVLAAVRDGGFDLTARKRLAGEAFQHTAAYDVAVASWFADDYAAADDSGFPEFIGSTHARKNVLRYGENPHQGAALYTDGRGGLAEAVQLHGKEMSYNNYTDTDAARRAAYDHDDPCVAIIKHANPCGIAIGGNVAEAHRKAHACDPLSAFGGVIAVNRPVTREMAEQVADIFTEVIVAPDYEDGALEALSKKKNIRVLRAPQAPSAPVEVKPIDGGALLQVTDRLQADGDNPANWTLATGDALSPGELAELAFAWRACRAVKSNAILLAKDGASVGVGMGQVNRVDSAKLAVERAGEDRARGSFAASDAFFPFPDGLEVLTAAGVKAVVQPGGSVRDELVVEAAKKAGVTMYLTGTRHFFH encoded by the coding sequence GTGACCGCCGAAGGTACGGCCACCGCCGAAGGTACGAAAGCCCCGATCAGGCGCGCACTCATCAGCGTCTACGACAAGACCGGTCTGGAAGACCTCGCGCGCGGGCTCCACGAGGCGGGCGTCGAGCTCGTCTCGACCGGCTCCACCGCCGCGCGGATCGCCGCCGCGGGCGTGCCGGTCACCAAGGTCGAGGAGCTGACCGGCTTCCCCGAGTGCCTGGACGGCCGGGTCAAGACGCTGCACCCGCGCGTGCACGCCGGCATCCTCGCCGACCTGCGCCTGGAGGACCACCGGCGGCAGCTCGCCGACCTCGGCGTGGAGCCCTTCCAGCTCGTCGTCGTGAACCTCTACCCGTTCAAGGAGACCGTCGCCTCCGGCGCGACGCCCGACGAGTGCGTCGAGCAGATCGACATCGGCGGCCCTTCGATGGTCCGCGCCGCCGCCAAGAACCACCCCTCCGTGACGGTCGTCACCAGCCCCGCGCGCTACGACGCGGTGCTCGCCGCGGTCCGCGACGGCGGCTTCGACCTGACGGCGCGCAAGCGCCTCGCGGGAGAAGCGTTCCAGCACACCGCCGCGTATGACGTGGCCGTGGCGTCCTGGTTCGCCGACGACTACGCGGCCGCCGACGACTCCGGCTTCCCCGAGTTCATCGGCTCCACCCACGCCCGCAAGAACGTGCTGCGCTACGGCGAGAACCCGCACCAGGGCGCCGCCCTCTACACGGACGGCCGCGGCGGCCTGGCCGAGGCCGTGCAGCTGCACGGCAAGGAGATGTCCTACAACAACTACACGGACACGGACGCCGCCCGCCGCGCCGCGTACGACCACGACGACCCGTGCGTGGCGATCATCAAGCACGCCAACCCGTGCGGCATCGCCATCGGCGGGAACGTCGCCGAGGCGCACCGCAAGGCGCACGCCTGCGACCCGCTGTCCGCGTTCGGCGGCGTCATCGCCGTGAACCGGCCGGTGACGCGGGAGATGGCCGAGCAGGTCGCCGACATCTTCACCGAGGTCATCGTCGCGCCCGACTACGAGGACGGCGCGCTCGAAGCCCTCAGCAAGAAGAAGAACATCCGCGTCCTGCGCGCCCCGCAGGCGCCGTCCGCGCCCGTCGAGGTCAAGCCGATCGACGGCGGCGCGCTGCTCCAGGTCACCGACCGGCTCCAGGCCGACGGCGACAACCCCGCCAACTGGACCCTCGCCACCGGCGACGCCCTCTCCCCGGGCGAGCTCGCCGAACTCGCCTTCGCCTGGCGGGCCTGCCGCGCGGTGAAGTCCAACGCGATCCTGCTCGCCAAGGACGGCGCCTCCGTCGGCGTCGGCATGGGCCAGGTCAACCGCGTCGACTCCGCGAAGCTCGCCGTCGAGCGCGCCGGCGAGGACCGCGCCCGCGGCTCCTTCGCGGCCTCCGACGCGTTCTTCCCCTTCCCGGACGGCCTGGAGGTCCTCACCGCCGCGGGCGTCAAGGCGGTCGTCCAGCCCGGCGGCTCGGTCCGCGACGAACTGGTCGTGGAAGCGGCGAAGAAGGCGGGCGTGACGATGTACCTCACGGGGACGCGGCACTTCTTCCACTGA
- the purN gene encoding phosphoribosylglycinamide formyltransferase encodes MAKAKRLVVLVSGSGTNLQALLDAVAEHGADAYGAEIVAVGADRTGIAGLDRAERAGLPTFVCRVKDYASRDEWDRALAEATAAYEPDLVISAGFMKIVGKEFLARFGGRTVNTHPALLPSFPGAHGVRDALAYGAKVTGCTVHFVDDGVDTGPIIAQGVVEIRAEDDESALHERIKEVERGLLVDVVGRLARDGFSIEGRKVVIP; translated from the coding sequence GTGGCCAAGGCCAAGCGCCTCGTCGTGCTGGTCTCCGGATCAGGTACGAATCTGCAGGCACTGCTCGACGCCGTCGCGGAGCACGGGGCCGACGCCTACGGCGCCGAGATCGTGGCCGTCGGCGCCGACCGGACCGGCATCGCGGGCCTGGACCGCGCCGAGCGCGCGGGCCTGCCGACGTTCGTGTGCCGGGTGAAGGACTACGCGTCCCGTGACGAGTGGGACCGCGCGCTCGCCGAGGCCACCGCGGCGTACGAGCCGGACCTGGTGATCTCGGCCGGGTTCATGAAGATCGTCGGGAAGGAATTCCTGGCCCGGTTCGGCGGGCGCACGGTGAACACGCACCCGGCCCTGCTGCCCAGTTTTCCGGGGGCCCACGGCGTGCGCGACGCACTCGCGTACGGCGCGAAGGTCACCGGCTGCACCGTCCACTTCGTCGACGACGGCGTCGACACCGGCCCGATCATCGCGCAGGGCGTGGTGGAGATCAGGGCCGAGGACGACGAGAGCGCGCTGCACGAGCGCATCAAGGAAGTCGAGCGAGGACTGCTCGTCGACGTCGTGGGGCGCCTGGCCCGCGACGGCTTCTCGATTGAGGGACGAAAGGTAGTTATCCCGTGA
- a CDS encoding cell division protein PerM — protein MTDSGSLTLYRKQAAPGLGTCVIGGAIAAGLGLGAFAVLVMGLWISSPYPDSGPGGALHVAAALWLLAHGTELVRTETLSGVPAPVGLTPLLLLALPAWLVHRAARDAADPEGRALGVRTAWAGVVGGYLLVATAAAVYAAGGELRPSWPSAAAHVPTLAVAAAAYGVWTAHGRPPGPLPDAVRRAADALPVPGAVRRLFVRERVLGAGRAAVAATAVLVGGGALLVGVAVVLHGGPVRESFLTVTTGWSGRFAVLLLALALVPNAAVWGAAYGLGPGFVLGAGTVVTPLDAAAAPMLPPFPLLAAVPDAGPGSPLTWAVVAVPVVAGCVLGWFAARAATAGDSAWSAGRTAAGAGTAAVLCGGACAALAGLAGGPLGVEVLAEFGPVWWLTGLAAVAWTGVVGVPVALGARWLRLRARSRAEGKRNRAEAGPGGAAGKRDERGGRGGQVERVELGERDERGRRKRGAGRWGARWWRGRRRGRGAVEGEVAAGAVSGGGAGVVAARTEAAPEAEAVPAVDAVPAVDGSPIGGAAPTADSAPDALPSPPLPPAPPPPPPPTFEPYDFLPAPGPDPSHDT, from the coding sequence ATGACCGACTCTGGTTCTCTCACGCTCTACCGGAAGCAGGCGGCACCCGGCCTCGGCACCTGCGTCATCGGCGGGGCGATCGCCGCCGGGCTCGGGCTCGGCGCGTTCGCGGTCCTGGTGATGGGCCTGTGGATCAGCTCGCCGTACCCGGACAGCGGACCGGGGGGCGCGCTGCACGTGGCGGCCGCGCTGTGGCTCCTCGCGCACGGCACGGAACTGGTCCGCACCGAGACCCTTTCCGGGGTGCCCGCGCCGGTGGGTCTCACTCCGCTGCTGCTGCTCGCCCTGCCCGCCTGGCTGGTGCACCGCGCGGCGCGGGACGCGGCGGACCCGGAGGGGCGCGCGCTCGGCGTGCGCACCGCGTGGGCGGGCGTGGTCGGCGGCTACCTGCTGGTCGCGACAGCGGCGGCGGTGTACGCGGCGGGCGGCGAGCTGCGTCCCTCCTGGCCGAGCGCGGCGGCGCACGTGCCGACGCTCGCCGTGGCGGCGGCCGCCTACGGCGTGTGGACGGCGCACGGGCGCCCGCCCGGTCCGCTCCCGGACGCGGTGCGGCGCGCGGCGGACGCGCTGCCGGTGCCCGGCGCGGTACGTCGTCTCTTCGTACGCGAACGAGTGCTCGGCGCGGGCCGGGCGGCCGTCGCGGCGACGGCGGTCCTGGTCGGCGGGGGAGCGCTGCTCGTCGGGGTCGCGGTGGTGCTGCACGGCGGCCCGGTGCGGGAGTCGTTCCTGACGGTGACCACGGGCTGGTCGGGACGGTTCGCGGTGCTCCTGCTGGCGTTGGCGCTGGTGCCGAACGCCGCGGTGTGGGGGGCGGCGTACGGGCTCGGGCCCGGGTTCGTCCTGGGGGCGGGCACGGTCGTGACGCCGCTCGACGCGGCCGCCGCCCCGATGCTGCCCCCGTTCCCGCTGCTCGCGGCCGTCCCCGATGCCGGCCCGGGATCGCCCCTGACCTGGGCGGTGGTGGCGGTGCCCGTGGTGGCCGGATGCGTGCTCGGGTGGTTCGCGGCACGGGCGGCGACGGCCGGGGATTCCGCCTGGTCGGCGGGGCGGACAGCGGCGGGAGCCGGGACGGCGGCGGTGCTGTGCGGCGGCGCGTGCGCGGCGCTCGCGGGGCTCGCCGGGGGGCCGCTCGGGGTCGAGGTCCTGGCCGAGTTCGGCCCGGTGTGGTGGCTCACGGGCCTGGCGGCGGTGGCGTGGACGGGTGTGGTGGGGGTGCCGGTGGCGCTGGGAGCGCGGTGGTTGCGGCTGCGGGCCCGGTCGCGGGCGGAGGGGAAGCGGAACAGGGCGGAGGCCGGGCCGGGCGGGGCGGCGGGGAAGCGGGACGAACGGGGCGGGCGGGGCGGGCAGGTCGAGCGGGTCGAGCTGGGCGAGCGGGACGAACGGGGCAGGAGGAAGCGCGGTGCCGGGCGCTGGGGGGCGCGGTGGTGGCGCGGGCGTCGGCGCGGACGGGGGGCGGTCGAGGGGGAGGTGGCCGCAGGCGCGGTGTCCGGCGGTGGGGCGGGGGTGGTGGCCGCCCGCACGGAGGCGGCGCCGGAGGCCGAGGCGGTGCCCGCCGTCGACGCGGTGCCCGCCGTGGACGGGTCTCCCATCGGGGGCGCGGCGCCCACCGCCGACTCGGCGCCCGACGCCCTCCCCTCACCACCACTGCCTCCCGCCCCGCCCCCGCCCCCGCCCCCGACCTTCGAGCCCTACGACTTCCTCCCCGCCCCGGGCCCCGACCCGAGCCACGACACGTAA
- a CDS encoding helix-turn-helix domain-containing protein, translating to MSQSPAVPLPNPKERRRLREARSLTQAEVAARIGVSRETVRAWESGRTHPRGQRRVAYARFLAGLEEERGAGVPAAEVSAGASAQARPEARVVRPEAQAARPKDQTPPGACVRPEARERSSAPTPAQVQAEAEARAEERARARDLAEARAKAGAEAKAGAEAEAGAAASAAPEESLTAEAAFDALCARTAPALVRQAYALTGRRALAQESVERAFQLAWQRWPEVAVDRDPAGWVRAAAHEYALSPWHRFRPAHRAPDVPPADKTQRALLAALLDLPPAQRRTLLLYDGVGLGLPETAAETEASTPAAAGRLLHAREAVADHLRAADEPPEVLHEHLGALGGTERLQVPRPARVRIGSERRARLWTRVAIAFTALIIGATALTVRTAPTRYEPPQSPGRAISGVPPRMGPGPLSYEDEVLREKLRKEPARGPARLVPTAE from the coding sequence ATGTCCCAGAGCCCTGCCGTCCCGCTGCCGAACCCCAAGGAACGCCGCAGACTGCGCGAGGCGAGGTCGCTGACCCAGGCCGAGGTCGCCGCCCGCATCGGCGTCAGCCGGGAGACCGTCCGCGCCTGGGAATCGGGACGCACGCATCCACGGGGGCAGCGGCGGGTGGCTTATGCCCGCTTCCTGGCGGGGTTGGAGGAGGAGCGGGGGGCGGGGGTTCCGGCGGCGGAGGTGTCGGCGGGGGCCTCGGCGCAGGCACGGCCCGAAGCGCGGGTGGTCCGGCCCGAGGCGCAGGCTGCCCGGCCCAAGGATCAGACCCCGCCCGGAGCATGCGTCCGGCCCGAGGCGCGGGAGCGGTCGAGCGCGCCGACGCCGGCGCAGGTGCAGGCGGAGGCCGAGGCGCGGGCGGAGGAACGGGCCCGGGCCCGGGACCTGGCCGAGGCGCGGGCCAAAGCCGGGGCGGAGGCCAAAGCCGGGGCGGAGGCCGAGGCTGGGGCAGCCGCGTCGGCCGCACCCGAGGAGTCCCTGACCGCCGAAGCCGCCTTCGACGCCCTCTGCGCCCGCACCGCCCCCGCCCTCGTACGGCAGGCCTACGCCCTCACCGGCCGCCGGGCGCTCGCCCAGGAGTCCGTGGAGCGCGCCTTCCAACTGGCCTGGCAGCGCTGGCCCGAGGTGGCCGTGGACCGCGACCCGGCGGGCTGGGTGCGGGCGGCGGCGCACGAGTACGCGCTGTCCCCGTGGCACCGGTTCCGCCCGGCCCACCGCGCTCCGGACGTACCGCCCGCCGACAAGACGCAGCGCGCGCTGCTCGCCGCGCTCCTGGACCTGCCCCCTGCGCAGCGCCGCACGCTGCTGCTCTACGACGGCGTGGGGCTCGGCCTGCCCGAGACCGCGGCCGAGACGGAGGCGAGCACACCGGCGGCGGCCGGCCGTCTGCTGCACGCGCGCGAGGCCGTCGCGGACCATCTGCGGGCCGCGGACGAGCCGCCGGAGGTGCTGCACGAGCACCTCGGGGCGCTCGGCGGCACCGAGCGCCTACAGGTGCCGCGCCCGGCCCGCGTCCGGATCGGCAGCGAGCGCCGGGCCCGCCTGTGGACCCGCGTGGCCATCGCCTTCACGGCCCTGATCATCGGCGCCACGGCCCTCACCGTCCGCACGGCCCCCACCCGCTACGAGCCCCCGCAGTCCCCCGGCCGGGCCATCAGCGGCGTCCCCCCGAGAATGGGCCCGGGCCCCTTGTCCTACGAGGACGAAGTACTCCGCGAGAAGCTCCGCAAAGAACCCGCCCGAGGCCCGGCCCGCCTGGTCCCCACAGCCGAGTAG
- the sucD gene encoding succinate--CoA ligase subunit alpha produces MAIFLNKDSKVIVQGMTGATGMKHTKLMLADGTNIVGGVNPRKAGQSVDIDGTEIPVFGTVAEAMEKTGANVSVLFVPPAFSKAAVVEAVDAEIPLAVVITEGIAVHDSAAFYAYAKSKGDKTRIIGPNCPGLITPGQSNAGIIPGDITKPGRIGLVSKSGTLTYQMMYELRDIGFSSAVGIGGDPVIGTTHIDALAAFEADPETDLIVMIGEIGGDAEERAADFIKANVTKPVVGYVAGFTAPEGKTMGHAGAIVSGSSGTAAAKKEALEAAGVKVGKTPTETAKLARAILAG; encoded by the coding sequence ATGGCTATCTTCCTCAACAAGGACAGCAAGGTCATCGTCCAGGGCATGACCGGTGCCACGGGCATGAAGCACACCAAGCTCATGCTCGCCGACGGCACGAACATCGTCGGCGGCGTGAACCCCCGCAAGGCGGGCCAGTCGGTCGACATCGACGGCACCGAGATCCCGGTCTTCGGCACCGTCGCCGAGGCGATGGAGAAGACGGGCGCCAACGTGTCCGTCCTCTTCGTGCCGCCGGCCTTCTCCAAGGCCGCCGTCGTCGAGGCCGTCGACGCGGAGATCCCGCTCGCGGTCGTCATCACCGAGGGCATCGCCGTGCACGACTCCGCCGCGTTCTACGCGTACGCGAAGTCCAAGGGCGACAAGACCCGGATCATCGGCCCGAACTGCCCGGGGCTCATCACGCCCGGCCAGTCCAACGCCGGCATCATCCCGGGCGACATCACCAAGCCCGGGCGCATCGGCCTGGTCTCGAAGTCCGGCACGCTGACGTACCAGATGATGTACGAGCTGCGTGACATCGGCTTCTCCTCGGCCGTCGGCATCGGTGGCGACCCCGTCATCGGTACGACGCACATCGACGCGCTCGCCGCGTTCGAGGCCGACCCTGAGACCGATCTGATCGTCATGATCGGTGAGATCGGTGGTGACGCGGAGGAGCGTGCCGCGGACTTCATCAAGGCCAACGTGACGAAGCCGGTCGTCGGGTACGTCGCGGGCTTCACCGCGCCCGAGGGCAAGACGATGGGCCACGCCGGTGCCATCGTCTCCGGGTCCTCCGGCACGGCCGCCGCCAAGAAGGAGGCCCTTGAGGCCGCCGGGGTGAAGGTCGGCAAGACGCCCACCGAGACGGCGAAGCTGGCGCGGGCCATCCTGGCCGGCTGA
- the sucC gene encoding ADP-forming succinate--CoA ligase subunit beta yields MDLFEYQARDLFAKHGVPVLAGEVIDTPEAAREATERLGGKSVVKAQVKVGGRGKAGGVKLAATPDEAVARATDILGMDIKGHTVHKVMIAELSPEIEAEYYVSYLLDRTNRTFLAMASVQGGVDIEEVAEKTPEALAKVPVNAVDGVDIAKAREIVAQAKFPADVAEGVAEAMVTLWNTFVAEDALLVEVNPLVKTKDGRILALDGKVSLDENADFRQPEHEALEDKAAANPLEAAAKAKNLNYVKLDGEVGIIGNGAGLVMSTLDVVAYAGESHGGVKPANFLDIGGGASAEVMANGLEIILGDPDVKSVFVNVFGGITACDEVANGIVQALELLKSKGEDVTKPLVVRLDGNNAELGRKILSDANHPLVQRVDTMDGAADKAAELAAAAK; encoded by the coding sequence GTGGACCTGTTCGAGTACCAGGCGAGGGACCTCTTCGCCAAGCACGGTGTACCGGTGCTGGCCGGTGAAGTCATCGACACGCCTGAGGCGGCGCGCGAGGCCACCGAGCGGCTTGGCGGCAAGTCGGTTGTCAAGGCGCAGGTGAAGGTCGGTGGCCGCGGCAAGGCCGGCGGCGTGAAGCTGGCCGCCACCCCGGACGAGGCCGTCGCTCGCGCGACGGACATCCTCGGGATGGACATCAAGGGCCACACGGTCCACAAGGTGATGATCGCCGAGCTGTCCCCGGAGATCGAGGCGGAGTACTACGTCTCGTACCTCCTGGACCGCACCAACCGCACCTTCCTCGCGATGGCGTCGGTGCAGGGCGGCGTGGACATCGAGGAGGTCGCGGAGAAGACCCCCGAGGCCCTCGCGAAGGTCCCGGTCAACGCCGTCGACGGCGTGGACATCGCCAAGGCCCGCGAGATCGTGGCCCAGGCGAAGTTCCCGGCCGACGTGGCCGAGGGTGTCGCCGAGGCGATGGTGACCCTGTGGAACACCTTCGTCGCCGAGGACGCCCTCCTCGTCGAGGTCAACCCGCTGGTCAAGACCAAGGACGGCCGCATCCTGGCCCTCGACGGCAAGGTCTCGCTCGACGAGAACGCCGACTTCCGCCAGCCCGAGCACGAGGCGCTCGAGGACAAGGCCGCAGCCAACCCGCTCGAGGCTGCCGCCAAGGCCAAGAACCTCAACTACGTCAAGCTCGACGGCGAGGTCGGCATCATCGGCAACGGCGCGGGTCTCGTCATGAGCACCCTGGACGTCGTCGCGTACGCCGGTGAGAGCCACGGCGGTGTGAAGCCCGCGAACTTCCTCGACATCGGTGGCGGCGCCTCCGCCGAGGTCATGGCCAACGGCCTGGAGATCATCCTCGGCGACCCGGACGTCAAGTCCGTCTTCGTCAACGTCTTCGGCGGCATCACCGCCTGCGACGAGGTCGCCAACGGCATCGTGCAGGCCCTCGAACTCCTCAAGTCCAAGGGCGAGGACGTCACCAAGCCGCTGGTCGTGCGCCTCGACGGCAACAACGCGGAGCTGGGTCGCAAGATCCTGAGCGACGCCAACCACCCGCTGGTCCAGCGCGTGGACACCATGGACGGCGCGGCCGACAAGGCCGCCGAGCTCGCTGCGGCTGCGAAGTAA